The region GAAATGCGAGCCGCGCCCGACATCCAGTTTGATACCGCGGTCGATGGCCTTTTTCAGGACCGGGTGAACCTTGCCCTTCGACACGAACCCGCCGTCATGGCGGGTAAACGGATGGGCCAGGATGTCGCCCTCGCCGAGCAGCGGGACGATCTCCTTGACCAGTTTCTTGACGTCGATGGCCTTGCCGTCCTTCTCGGGCCAGAGTGTGCCGAGATGGATATAGAGCGGCAGGCCGGTCGCTTTCGATGCCTTCCTGGCCTTCTTCAGGGACTTCATGCCCCAGCGCGAATAGCCCCCCGGCTCGGCGTGAATCTTGAGGCCGCAGATCAGGTCGGGATTCTCGGCATAGCTCTGTTCGATCGCCCCGACATCGATCCCGACGGGCCCGTAGAGGTCGACATATTTGTGCCCGTAGAGCCCCCCGGCCAGGTAGGAGGACAGGAAACAGCGCACGTCGGTCTTGGCGGGCTCGGCGATGAATTTCTTGAAACCGCCCACCGTCAGCGGGCTCGGCCCGCCCTGGTCGCAGACCGATGTCACGCCGGAATACACCCCCACCGCGTCGGGGTTCAGTCCGAACTCGCCGCTGACATGCTCGAAGATATGTCCGTGGGTGTCGATCAGGCCGGGCAGCACGAGATGGCCCTTGGCATTGACGATCTTCTTGCCCTGTTTGGGAGAAAGATTCTTGTCGATGGCGACGATCTTGCCGCGGCGTATCGCGATATCGGCGATGCCGTCATGGCCGGTGGCGGGGTCGATGACGCGTCCGCCCTTGATGATGGTTTCAAACATTTATGGGCTCCTGGATGGGGCGGTTCGTGGCCGCATAGTGTCGCGACAGAAAGCGGTCGATGATGGCGTAGAAGGCCTCGGGCTGCTCGGCGGGGATGATGTGCCCCGCGCCCGGCATCTCGACCAGTTCGGCACCCGGGATATGGTCGGCCACTTCGCGCACGGCGTCCGGTGGCGTCAGGGCGTCTTCGCTGCCCGATATCACGAGCGTGGGAATGTCGAGCGCTTCGAGGCCGGCGCTGTAGTCGAAGTCCTGCAGCGCCGCCATGGCCGAGATCAGCGGCGCTTGCGGCTGGGCGGCCCGGGCGTCGATGAAGGCCTCGATATAGCCGGGGTTGGCGGCGCGAAACCCTTCGGAAAAAATGGACGTGGCTGCGATCTCGGCCCCGGCGCGCGCGCCCGTCTGGTGCATGCTCTCCAGCCGTTCGGACATGTTCGCGGCGGTCTGCGGGTCGGCCTTGCAGGTGGTGCTGACCAGCACCAGCGCGTCGATCAGATGGGGCGCCCGCGTGGCGAGCGCCTGCGCCACCATGCCGCCCTGGGAAAGCCCGACCACGCAACCCGGCAGGGCCGAAACGGATGCGAGCGCGCCGGCCCAGTCGTCGGCGAACTGCGCCATGGTGTAGGGGCCGGCGGGTTGGGACGACAGGCCATGGCCGCGGCTATCCCCGGCGATGCAGCGATAGCTGCCCGAATAGCGTTCGAGCGCCGGCACCCACATCTGCTCGTCCCACCCCAGCCCGTGAATGAAGGTCAGCGGCGGTCCGTCACCGGCCTCGACCATGTGCATCTCGATGCCGTTGGTCGGCACCAGTTGGGACTGGCTTATTTGAGCGTGTGCAAGTGCGTACGACATCAGGGTTCCGAATGTTGCGATCATGGCCCGCCGCAAGACGTCCGAAACGGCGCGCGCTCTCCCACATGGATGAGCAAACGCCGTGCCATCGCGGATCGCCGGAAATCCGGGGTTTTACTGCATTGGGTATGTCCGGGGTGATGCCGGATTGAGCAGTCAATGCCCACGAAGTCCGCTTTCGCTGAAATCCGGGCCCCGACAAAGAAAAAGCCCCGGCGACCGGCCGGGGCTTCTCCGTTTCGGATATTCGTCTGACGGTCAGTCGTCACCACCCGCCTGGGCCGCATCGTCTGCCAGTTGTTCCGGCAGGATGAGGTTCAGGATGATCGCGATGAACGCGGCCGGCAGCAGGCCCGAGGCGAGCAGCACCCGGATCGAGTCCGGGACATGCTGGAGCGCGCCCGATTCGAGCTGCAGCCCGAGACCCAACGCCAGCGACACGGCGAAGATGATCATGTTGCGCCGGTTCCAGGTCACGTCCGCGAGCATCGACATGCCCGCGGCGGCCACCATGCCGAACATCACCACGACGCCGCCCCCGAGCACCTCGATCGGGATCGTCGTGATCAGCGCACCGACCTTCGGGAACAGCCCGGCGGCGACCAGCAGGATCGCACCGAGCGTCACCACATGGCGGCTCATGACACCGGTCATGGCCACCAGGCCGACATTCTGGCTGAACGAGGTGTTCGGTAGACCGCCGAACAGGCCCGCGACCGCGGAGCCCAGGCCGTCGGCGTAGGTCGCACCGACGACTTCCTCATCCGTGGCCTCGCGGCCGGCACCACCCTTGGCGATGCCCGACACGTCGCCGACGGTTTCAACCGCCGAGACGAAGGCCATCAGACAGAAACCGACGATCGCGGCAGTCGTGAATTCGATCCCGAAGGGGAAGAATTCCGGCACCTCGAAGACGGCGGCCCGGCCCAGATTGGCGAAGCTCACCATGCCCAGAGCGGCGGCGAAGATGTAGCCGACGATCAGGCCGATCAGCACGGCCGCAACAGACCACATGCCGCGGGCGAAGAACTTGAGCCCGAGGGTCACGACGATGACGCTGCCGGCGACGGCCCAGTTCTGCAGGCTGCCATATTCCGGCTTGCCGATGGCGGGCACGCCACCCGCCGAATACTGGATGCCGACCTTCACCAGCGCCAGCCCGATCATCAAGACGACGAGCCCCGTAACCAGCGGCGGCAGCGCGAACCGGATCTTGCCGATGAACGTGCCGAGCAGCGCATGGAACAGGCCGCCGACGAGCACGCCGCCGAACAGGGCCGGCAACGCCTCGACACCCTGGCCCGCGACCAGCGGGATCATGATCGGCAGGAACGCGAAGCTCGTGCCCTGGACCACCGGCAGCTTCGCACCGACGGGGCCGACGCCGATGGTCTGGATCAGGGTTGCGACGCCGGCGAACAGCATCGACATCTGGATCATGTAGAGCAGGACCGGGAAGTCCGGGGAGTTCGATCCGAAGCCGAATCCGGCCGCACCGGCGACGATGATCGCGGGCGTCACGTTGGAAATGAACATTGCCAGCACATGCTGGATGCCGAGCGGGATCGCTTTCGCGATCGGCGGCATATAGTTCGGATCGCGGAGTTGCTCCGGTGTTCCGAGGTTGGACATGTTTGCCATCTTTAAGGTTGCCTCCAGTGGTTGGGGAGAAGCGTACGAGTGCCGATCTGCGTCAGCCTTCGGTTCCTGTTATCTCGTAGGGTTCGTCGAACCAGTGCTCCTCCAGATTTTCCCCGGGGCCGATCCTGTCGACCACGGCGAACAGCCCGGGTTCGTGGAGCGGCGTGAGGACGCCGTGCCATGTCCCCCGGTGGTAGTTGACGCCCTGACCGGGACTGGTCACGAACGCCTCGGGTTCGTGCGGGCTGCCGTTCAGGTCCCCCGCGACGATCACGAGAAACGGGTCCGCAGACATGGGCAGGAATGCCTGACTGCCGAGCGGATGCCGTTCCATCAAATCCAGCACATACGGTAGCGCGCGCGCCGTGGCCTTGAACACGCTGATTCCGGCACGCCCGCCGTCATTCTTTAGGTCGAGACCGGCGCGGTCGTGAAACCGTCCGCACATGCCCTGGTTGATCATCATGTCCGGGTCGCCCGCCGCCTCGATCACGTCGCCATAGGGCGCGAAGGCTCCGGCCGTCAGCGGCGCGATGGCAATCGTGCGGCTCATGCAACCCGGCCGAACAGGCGCAGCCGGCTGACCCCGCCGTCAGGGAAGATGTTGAGGCGCACATGGGTCGCGGTGCCCAGCTCGGCCACCTGATCGTCGACGAACTCGTGGACCGCGTCGGCGGAAAGCTTCTGCCGGTCGAGCAGGGTCGGCCAGTCTTCTGCGGCCGCAATGGCGTCATCGCCGATATCGATGCCGAGCTTCCCCAGGTCGATCGCCTGGATCGAACAGCTGTCCGGGTAGTTGCCCTTGAAATAGGCGGTGTCGACGACGGCGCGTGAAATCGTGCCGCGCATGCCGAGCGCGAGGATGATCCAGTCATGTCCCGGCCCGCGCCGTCGCCGCGTCTCCCAGCCGTCGCCCATATTCTGGCCCCGGCCGGGTGTGAGCAGGCGATGATAGGTACCGTAATGGGCGTCGGAGAAGCCGACGACCCGCCCGCCGTTCAGCGTCGCGACCAGGTCGATGTCGCGGCCCTTGAGCGATGCCGGGTCGAGATACGGCGCGCCGAACACCCGCAGCCGGGCGACTCCGCCATCGGGGTGAATATGAAACCGAAGATGGCTCCATACATTGTCGTCGCCGCAGGGCAGGAGATGGTGGGAGTCCGGTTCCAGATGCTGCATCGGCAACAGCTCGGTCCAGGCCGTGTCGTCATCGGGGTCGCCGTCGGACCGGCAGGCCTCGATCCGGCATTCGGGCGGGTGATTGCCGGTGAAGAATGATGTATCCACGTCAAACCCGTCGATCGTGCCCGGCACGGCCAGCGCGAAGATCGCGTGGTCATGGCCGCCGTCGCGCCGTCGGCGCGTTTCCCACCCGTCCATCCATTTTCCGTGATCGTCATACTTGTCGGGAATGAAGACCGGGTTCGAATCCTGCAGCATGCGGGCCAGCGGTGCGAAGAACTCGTCGCTCGCCGATATGGCCCGGGCACCCAGGCCCGCGGAAGCGAGATTGATGCCCTTGCGGGCGAATGCCGGAAGATCCCGGGACTCGATGGCGGGCTGATAATCCCGGTTGGCAATCGTCTCAATCATCTAGCAAATCCTTCAGGCGCAGCTGCGTAATCTTTTCGACCTGGCGGCAGGCCTCGTCGAATTCGGTTGGACGGTCATGGCCGACCCGGCGCTCGAACGCCGCGAGGATGTCGGCCTTGTTCAGGCCCTTCACCGCGATGATGAACGGGAAGCCGAATTTGTCGCGGTAGGTCGTGTTGAGCTGTTCGAAATGGCCGCGCTCGTCGTCGGTCAGCGCGTCGAGCCCGGCCGACGCCTGTTCGGCGGTGGATTCGTTCGTCAGTCGCCTGGCCTGCGCCAGCTTGCCGGCGAGATCCGGATGGGCGGTCAGCACGCCCAGGCGTTCGTCTTCGTTCGCGGCCCGGAATGCCCGCGCCATGGCGCCGTGCAGCCCGGTCGCCGTGTCGTGGGCGGGCCCAAGTTCCATGGCGTGGGCGCGCTCGGCGACCCAGGGCGAATGTTCGAAGATGCCGCCATAGTTGGCGATGAACGCATCCTTCGACAGCGTCGAGGGGCGTCCGGTCAAATCTGGCGCGGGGAAATGTTCGTGCCAGTGGCGTGCGATGTCGACCCGGCGGGCAAACCAGACGGCGTCGTGTGATTTTACGTATTCGACGAAGCGCTTGAGCGCCTGGATGCGGCCCGGGCGGCCGACGATCCGGCAGTGCAGGCCGACCGAAAGCATTTTCGGCGCGCCGGCCTCACCCTCCGCATACAGCGCGTCGAAGCTGTCCTTGAGATAGGTGAAGAACTGGTCGCCGGAATTGAAGCCTTGCGCCGTGGCAAAGCGCATGTCGTTGGCCTCCAGCGTATAGGGCACCACCAGCAGCGGCTTGCTGCCGGCCATGTGCCAGTAGGGCAGGTCGTCGGCATAGCTGTCGGCGGTGTAGGCGAAGCCGCCGATGTCGGCGAGCAGGTCGAGCGTGCTTGCCGTCCCCCGGCCGGTGTACCAGCCCAGCGGGCGTTCCCCGGTGGCCTCGGTGTGAATGCGGATGCCTTCCTCGATCAGACGCCGTTCCTCCTCGACGGGGAAGTCCTTCCACTCGATCCATTTATGGCCGTGGCTGGCGATCTCCCAACCGGCGTCCTGCATTGCCGCGGTCTGGCCCGGCGAGCGCTTCAGCGCGGTGCCGACCGCATAGACCGTGATGGGGATATCGGCCTCGGTGAACAGCCGGTGCAGGCGCCAGAACCCGGCGCGCGCGCCATACTCATACATGGTCTCGATGTTCCAGTGGCGCTGTCCGGGCCAGGGTTGGGCGCCGACGACCTCTGACAGGAACGCCTCCGACGCGGCATCGCCATGCAGGATGTTGTTCTCGCCGCCTTCTTCGTAATTCATCACGAACTGGACGGCGATGCGCGCACCGTTCGGCCATTGCGGGTCGGGCGGCGTGGCGCCATAGCCATGCAGGTCACGTGGATAGCGGTTCAAGTTTGTCCCCCTCGGCAAACCGACAGTTCGTATAATCGACAAAAATATGTTCGATTTTCAAAACGATACCGAAAAACGTATATCGAAACACGGGTTCCGATTCGATGTTTTAGGTGGTTGGATTGAATCCTGCCGAACGCAGGACGAAACAAAAGGGAATAGCCGATGACCGCTGACGGCGGATATTTGACGACCCATGTTCTGGACACCGCGCGTGGCGTGCCGGCCGCGGGGCTGCGCATCGAACTGTTCCGTCTTGCCGGGGACGGTCGTGAGGCCATCGGCAGCTTCGAGACCAACGCCGACGGACGCACCGACGCGCCGGTTCTCCCGGCCGGGGATTTTGCGACCGGCGAGTATGAGCTTGTCTTTCATGCCGGGGCCTATATCGCGCGGTCCGGGGCGGCCCTGGCCGAGGGTGTCTTCCTCGACACTGTGCCGATCCGCTTCACGATTGCCGACGCGGGCGCGCATTATCATGTGCCACTGCTGCTCTCGCCCTATGGCTACGCGACCTATCGCGGCAGCTGACGGGCATGAACCGAAAACGCGCGCCCCGTAGGCGGCGCAACAGAAGGGGATTTTGATGGAAACGGCGCTTGTAATGGAATGGCTGTCCTTCGCGGCGCGATGGTTTCACGTCATCGCGGGCATCGCGTGGATCGGCTCGTCCTTCTATTTCATCGCGCTCGATCTGGGCTTGCGCAGATCGCCGGATCTGCCCGAGGGCGTTTCCGGCGAGGAGTGGCAGGTCCATGGCGGCGGCTTCTATCACATCCGGAAATACATGGTCGCGCCGGCCACGCTGCCGGAGCATCTGATCTGGTTCAAATGGGAATCCTACTGGGCCTGGATGTCGGGCTTCATCCTGCTGGTGCTGGTCTACTATATGGGGGCCGAGCTCTTTCTGGTCGATCCCGACGTGCTCGACATCTCGCCGGCGGTCGGCATCGCGATCTCGTTCGGCTCGCTGGTCTTCGGCTGGATCGCCTACGATCTCATCTGCAAGAGCCCGCTGGGGCGCAACACCACCACCTTGATGCTGCTTTTGTATGTGCTGCTAGTCATCATGGCCTGGGGCTACACGCAGGTGTTCACGCCGCGCGCGGCCTTCCTGCATCTGGGTGCCTTCACCGCCACGATCATGTCGGCGAACGTGTTCATCACCATCATCCCGAGCCAGCGCATCGTCGTCGCCGACCTGAAGGCCGGGCGCACCCCGGACGCGAAGCACGGCCTCCTCGCCAAGCAGCGCTCGCTGCATAACAACTACCTGACCCTGCCGGTCG is a window of Alphaproteobacteria bacterium DNA encoding:
- a CDS encoding amidohydrolase/deacetylase family metallohydrolase, with the translated sequence MFETIIKGGRVIDPATGHDGIADIAIRRGKIVAIDKNLSPKQGKKIVNAKGHLVLPGLIDTHGHIFEHVSGEFGLNPDAVGVYSGVTSVCDQGGPSPLTVGGFKKFIAEPAKTDVRCFLSSYLAGGLYGHKYVDLYGPVGIDVGAIEQSYAENPDLICGLKIHAEPGGYSRWGMKSLKKARKASKATGLPLYIHLGTLWPEKDGKAIDVKKLVKEIVPLLGEGDILAHPFTRHDGGFVSKGKVHPVLKKAIDRGIKLDVGRGSHFSYENAVAVMEAGIIPDTLGADLHGYNARAESAYNVNGQFRPEEEPTEVDDTVPFSPTFSLVHCMAEMMAIGIPLAQVVAMVTSNAAAMMGKSDTMGSLQVGRVADVSVLKMTSGRYTFADGAGVKFKGTRRFTPVVTLRKGKLYEPVSDLLPEWIRQAA
- a CDS encoding alpha/beta fold hydrolase, producing MSYALAHAQISQSQLVPTNGIEMHMVEAGDGPPLTFIHGLGWDEQMWVPALERYSGSYRCIAGDSRGHGLSSQPAGPYTMAQFADDWAGALASVSALPGCVVGLSQGGMVAQALATRAPHLIDALVLVSTTCKADPQTAANMSERLESMHQTGARAGAEIAATSIFSEGFRAANPGYIEAFIDARAAQPQAPLISAMAALQDFDYSAGLEALDIPTLVISGSEDALTPPDAVREVADHIPGAELVEMPGAGHIIPAEQPEAFYAIIDRFLSRHYAATNRPIQEPINV
- a CDS encoding nucleobase:cation symporter-2 family protein; this encodes MANMSNLGTPEQLRDPNYMPPIAKAIPLGIQHVLAMFISNVTPAIIVAGAAGFGFGSNSPDFPVLLYMIQMSMLFAGVATLIQTIGVGPVGAKLPVVQGTSFAFLPIMIPLVAGQGVEALPALFGGVLVGGLFHALLGTFIGKIRFALPPLVTGLVVLMIGLALVKVGIQYSAGGVPAIGKPEYGSLQNWAVAGSVIVVTLGLKFFARGMWSVAAVLIGLIVGYIFAAALGMVSFANLGRAAVFEVPEFFPFGIEFTTAAIVGFCLMAFVSAVETVGDVSGIAKGGAGREATDEEVVGATYADGLGSAVAGLFGGLPNTSFSQNVGLVAMTGVMSRHVVTLGAILLVAAGLFPKVGALITTIPIEVLGGGVVVMFGMVAAAGMSMLADVTWNRRNMIIFAVSLALGLGLQLESGALQHVPDSIRVLLASGLLPAAFIAIILNLILPEQLADDAAQAGGDD
- a CDS encoding ureidoglycolate lyase, translated to MSRTIAIAPLTAGAFAPYGDVIEAAGDPDMMINQGMCGRFHDRAGLDLKNDGGRAGISVFKATARALPYVLDLMERHPLGSQAFLPMSADPFLVIVAGDLNGSPHEPEAFVTSPGQGVNYHRGTWHGVLTPLHEPGLFAVVDRIGPGENLEEHWFDEPYEITGTEG
- the alc gene encoding allantoicase, encoding MIETIANRDYQPAIESRDLPAFARKGINLASAGLGARAISASDEFFAPLARMLQDSNPVFIPDKYDDHGKWMDGWETRRRRDGGHDHAIFALAVPGTIDGFDVDTSFFTGNHPPECRIEACRSDGDPDDDTAWTELLPMQHLEPDSHHLLPCGDDNVWSHLRFHIHPDGGVARLRVFGAPYLDPASLKGRDIDLVATLNGGRVVGFSDAHYGTYHRLLTPGRGQNMGDGWETRRRRGPGHDWIILALGMRGTISRAVVDTAYFKGNYPDSCSIQAIDLGKLGIDIGDDAIAAAEDWPTLLDRQKLSADAVHEFVDDQVAELGTATHVRLNIFPDGGVSRLRLFGRVA
- the puuE gene encoding allantoinase PuuE, which gives rise to MNRYPRDLHGYGATPPDPQWPNGARIAVQFVMNYEEGGENNILHGDAASEAFLSEVVGAQPWPGQRHWNIETMYEYGARAGFWRLHRLFTEADIPITVYAVGTALKRSPGQTAAMQDAGWEIASHGHKWIEWKDFPVEEERRLIEEGIRIHTEATGERPLGWYTGRGTASTLDLLADIGGFAYTADSYADDLPYWHMAGSKPLLVVPYTLEANDMRFATAQGFNSGDQFFTYLKDSFDALYAEGEAGAPKMLSVGLHCRIVGRPGRIQALKRFVEYVKSHDAVWFARRVDIARHWHEHFPAPDLTGRPSTLSKDAFIANYGGIFEHSPWVAERAHAMELGPAHDTATGLHGAMARAFRAANEDERLGVLTAHPDLAGKLAQARRLTNESTAEQASAGLDALTDDERGHFEQLNTTYRDKFGFPFIIAVKGLNKADILAAFERRVGHDRPTEFDEACRQVEKITQLRLKDLLDD
- the uraH gene encoding hydroxyisourate hydrolase; translated protein: MTADGGYLTTHVLDTARGVPAAGLRIELFRLAGDGREAIGSFETNADGRTDAPVLPAGDFATGEYELVFHAGAYIARSGAALAEGVFLDTVPIRFTIADAGAHYHVPLLLSPYGYATYRGS
- a CDS encoding urate hydroxylase PuuD, with the translated sequence MMETALVMEWLSFAARWFHVIAGIAWIGSSFYFIALDLGLRRSPDLPEGVSGEEWQVHGGGFYHIRKYMVAPATLPEHLIWFKWESYWAWMSGFILLVLVYYMGAELFLVDPDVLDISPAVGIAISFGSLVFGWIAYDLICKSPLGRNTTTLMLLLYVLLVIMAWGYTQVFTPRAAFLHLGAFTATIMSANVFITIIPSQRIVVADLKAGRTPDAKHGLLAKQRSLHNNYLTLPVVFLMLSNHYPQAFATEFSWVIASLIFLMGVTIRHYFNTMHAGKGSPIWTWGATVMLFIIIMWLSAFSTLFETDVEESTQLTPSQQRFAEAPAFHEVRNIVQGRCAMCHASVTAYEGIIKAPKGVKLETDRQIAAYARDIYLQAGHTRAMPPANVSFMEDDERRLIVEWYRSVAGKRFAAFRD